In Flavobacteriales bacterium, the genomic stretch TTTTCACGGGTGAAATGGAACAATCGATGGTGTAGCCTTCTTCTTTCAGAATATCCAACGCCCACAGGCTCTTATTCGTTACCGAAAAGAACGGAGCACGGAAAGCGACCACAGGCGTTCCCGAAATGTCCTCCAAGACCTTCTTGGTACGGCTTATTTCCTCTCGGAATGCGTCTGGAGAAAGATCGTACACCTTCTCATGCGAATAACCATGGCTTGCCATTTCATGCCCAGCATCGGTTATCTGTTTGATCAGATCGGGGTATTTCTCACCGATCCATCCCAAGGTGAAAAAGGTGGCTTTGGTGTTGTGTTTGGCCAACAGTTCGAGCAATGGGTCCAAGCCTTTTCGGATGCGCTCGGTGTGCTTGGTCCACGATTCGAATGGAAGCTCAATGCCTTGGTACCAGTCTTCCAGATCTACGCTGAATGCATTCATGTGGGAAAGTTATGCAATTAGCCGACTTTGAAGAACGTTGAGTAGATTGTCAACGTCAATGTTCAGGTTTCGAAATAAGGAATTCATAGAGCGCGCCAAAAGAGATAAGATACTCTTGGCGCAGTCCATACTGATCTTTCTGATAACAAGTCTGTCCTTCTATTTTTTCCTCTGGTGTTTTAGAGAGATCATGCGTTTCGGTTCCTATTGGTGGGTTGACCTGACGCCACGCGAATCGTACCTGTACAATTGGCTTTTCGCTTCTATTTCTTCTGTTTGGGGCTTGCAGTCAGGTTTGACCCATTGGTTGCAACATGTGAGTTCAGTTTTTCATGACCCTTCCAAGAGAAGGTTGAGGCGTTCCATTAATGAACAGCGCATCGGCATTTGGTACTTCTTGCATTGGTTTGGAAAACTTGGCTCTTTGATATTGGTGCTTTTTACCTTTTCACAGTTTGGCTTTTACTATTCCCTTGCTAACGATCATTTGTATCTGATTTTTCTCATTCCACTGGTCTTATACCTGGGTTTATGGCCTCTGTTGAATGCTGCGCTTGGAAAATGGTCACAGCGATTGATGCTTGCAGGCTTGGTATTTGTGTTTGGTTTCAGTTCTGTTCTGGCTTCTTTTAACCTTGTTCAAACAGGAAGTTTTGCTGAGAACATGAGAATGCGGAATATTCATTACAAGTATGAGCTAACTGTTCCAGTTAGTAAGACCCACTCTCGTTTAGCTGAAAGATATGCTGAGGATGTCTATATATGCTTTAGGAAAGGAGACACTCTACGATTACCAAGAATTGTAATAGGACCACCGTATGACATTGCGAGGGAATATTCTCTAAGCGAGTTTCAAACTTATCTGAGAAGGATTCAAGATGGATGCAACCCAACTGGGAGATTTCAGCCTCACCCGATAATTTGCCTTCATATCGATAATGATGTTGACATGCGAAAATTGCGAGAGATTAAGGAGAAAATATCCTTATCGGATCTCTTAGAAGTGTTTTACAACACAAATCCTACAGAGTTGAACTTGCATTCTGAAGATCCAGAGATGGCATACTACGGTATCCATTCTGTAATTCCACCGACCTACGAATTTGCCTTTTCAATTGACAGTATCTCTAAAATGAACTTTTCAAGTCCATCGTCCCGTCCGTTGCCCCCACCACCTCCTGCACCAGGGTTTTTGTGTGGTTTTGATGAACCCTGTTTTTCCAGAGCATCAAAAAACATCATGGCCATAACGTTGAAAGGAGATGATCTGCTTCTTAATGGTGAAAAGACGGATGTGACCTCATTTTCAGACGCTGTTCGAAAGCATTTTCTTTCAATGCCTGACAGTGCCATTTTTTGGCTTGACCTGCCTGATGATCGAACGTACGCTGAGTATATCAAATTGAAGGATATGATCTATTCCACGTTTTTGGAAATGAGGTCTGCATATTCGTTAAGAACATACGGCTATCGGTTTGATTCGCCAGAATTAACGGAGGATGAAAAACGGAAAGTGAGAAAGAAGTTCTCCATGCGGGTTTGGGAAACTACGGCTGGTGAGAATCGATTGCGTGCATATAAACGCGAACGGTTTGGGGTAGAGTGAATTGTAGAAGTTCTAAGGCGTTCACTTAGATTTGCCTTCCCCTGATGCAAGCCCTTAAAGCCAAGATCCCTGGATTTGTTGCTGCTGCGTTGATCGCTGGCATTGCTGCGGTCGCTTCCAGTTACATTCCCATGCTGGGAACCATTCTCTTGGCGCTCATTCTTGGGATCCTTCTCGGAAACATGGAATTTGAAACACAAGCACTCAATCCTGGATTGAAATTCACGGAGAAGAAGGTGCTGGAGTTGGCCATTGTCTTGATCGGTTTCGGGTTTGATGGGCAACATCTTTCCAATCTGAGTATGGAATTGGCCGGATCCATTGTGGTCATGGTGGCCGTTACGGTACTGCTGTCAGCCGCCTTCGGTAAGCTCTTCGGTATGGAAGGAAACCTGAGTCTGCTACTTGGCGTTGGCAATGCCATCTGTGGCTCGGCCGCTATCGCTGCTACTGCGCCTGCACTGAATGCAGAAGAGAAGGAAGTGGGGCTTTCCTTGGGCGTGATCAACCTGTTGGGCATTGTCGGTCTGGTGACGTTGCCTGCGCTGTCATATCTGCTTGGGCTGTCCGATTACGATACGGGTTTCCTTATTGGCGGAACATTGCAGTCGGTTGGGCATGTGGCCGCTTCTTCCTTTGCCATGAACGAACGGATAGGAGAGTGGGCCATGGTGGTGAAGATGGGGCGTGTATTCCTGCTGATTCCCATGTTGGTGGTTATGCACTTCATTGGCCGCAAACGGAATCCTGACACGGTCGGACGGTTTCCTTGGTTCATTCTGTTCTTTGCCGCTGCCGTGTATCTCGCTCAGACCGATGTTCTTTCACCATCGGTGATCGGAACACTCGATTCTGCGGGAGAATTCATGTTGGCCATTGCCATGGCGGCCATTGGAATGGGCATCAAGATCAAACCGCTACTCAAACTCAGCGGAAAAGGACTGGCGTTGGGAGCCGTTCTTTTTGTGATTCAGATCTCCATGACGGTTGGTTTCATTCTGGTTCTTCTTTAAGAAGAATGAATCAATCAATAGAAACAATGCAGTTCCAAGGTGTCATCAAGGGCAACCGTAACCGTGGTATCTCCATACATGGTGTAGTTCCACGGACTTGAGTTTTCCGAAAGAGGGATCGATATCTGTCCCGATGATATGGTGCCCAAGATCGTGTACCATCTC encodes the following:
- a CDS encoding DUF3473 domain-containing protein, giving the protein MNAFSVDLEDWYQGIELPFESWTKHTERIRKGLDPLLELLAKHNTKATFFTLGWIGEKYPDLIKQITDAGHEMASHGYSHEKVYDLSPDAFREEISRTKKVLEDISGTPVVAFRAPFFSVTNKSLWALDILKEEGYTIDCSISPVKTWRYGISTTPDEIFTIKENGLTEFPVSTFKLLTKNLGIGGAYFRLFPYMLTSNGLKQRAKEGKVNMFYIHPWEYDPHHPVVEMERKAKITHYTRLNKTIPFTDKLLGQFKFDTVSNVVKQYKAERAVNEYSIEILKD
- a CDS encoding putative sulfate exporter family transporter; translation: MQALKAKIPGFVAAALIAGIAAVASSYIPMLGTILLALILGILLGNMEFETQALNPGLKFTEKKVLELAIVLIGFGFDGQHLSNLSMELAGSIVVMVAVTVLLSAAFGKLFGMEGNLSLLLGVGNAICGSAAIAATAPALNAEEKEVGLSLGVINLLGIVGLVTLPALSYLLGLSDYDTGFLIGGTLQSVGHVAASSFAMNERIGEWAMVVKMGRVFLLIPMLVVMHFIGRKRNPDTVGRFPWFILFFAAAVYLAQTDVLSPSVIGTLDSAGEFMLAIAMAAIGMGIKIKPLLKLSGKGLALGAVLFVIQISMTVGFILVLL